A single Xylanimonas cellulosilytica DSM 15894 DNA region contains:
- a CDS encoding type I-E CRISPR-associated protein Cas6/Cse3/CasE has protein sequence MADLFDTTLTVPATMATALLSDRTTGHRMTMQLWDQIESTVHRGARAHVGCLWRVTGIDPVAQTGTLLVRSSTAPTRKVPWAIQQDAAVTELPETGATVDLTVTIAAMYTPMYDVPVEWRENLKAGADGTARPPGEGLSYRSKQVPVPSDRLQEWSVTKLKRLGVDGDVVAHAAPVVRIKGALVATAHLSVTGATVNDGLEQCVRTGIGKGRSYGLGLVAVTPRS, from the coding sequence ATGGCTGACCTGTTCGACACCACCCTCACCGTGCCGGCCACCATGGCGACCGCTCTGCTGAGCGACCGCACCACCGGGCACCGGATGACCATGCAGCTGTGGGACCAGATCGAGAGCACCGTCCACCGTGGAGCCCGCGCCCACGTCGGCTGCCTGTGGCGTGTCACCGGCATCGACCCGGTCGCCCAGACCGGAACGTTGCTCGTCCGGTCGTCCACCGCCCCGACCCGCAAGGTGCCCTGGGCCATCCAGCAGGACGCCGCTGTCACGGAACTGCCCGAAACCGGCGCCACCGTCGACCTCACCGTGACCATCGCCGCGATGTACACGCCGATGTACGACGTCCCGGTCGAATGGCGGGAGAACCTGAAGGCCGGCGCAGACGGGACGGCACGCCCCCCCGGTGAAGGGCTCTCCTACCGGAGCAAGCAGGTGCCGGTGCCGTCCGACCGGCTGCAGGAGTGGTCGGTCACCAAGCTGAAGCGCCTCGGCGTCGACGGGGACGTTGTCGCGCACGCGGCACCGGTCGTCAGGATCAAGGGGGCGCTCGTCGCAACCGCCCACCTGTCCGTGACCGGCGCAACCGTCAACGACGGACTTGAGCAGTGCGTGCGCACCGGGATCGGGAAGGGGCGCTCCTACGGGCTCGGGCTGGTGGCTGTCACGCCGAGAAGCTGA